The region CACTTGGTGGGCCGATACTTTGTCGTCAGATGCGGGCTGCGCCGTCCGGCATACCAGCTCTCGATATCGTCGAAGCTTTGAGCTCCAAATGCAATCTTGGTCAAATTGAGCGGCATGGGTATGATCTGGCACATGAGGCCGCAGATTCAAGCCCGCTGGGGCAGTTTTGCGAGGGGAGAGTTTCAATGAATACGAAGAATTTCCAAGGCGGCGTGCTTGCCGGAGTACTTTTGGCGGTGGCTGCTTGCTCGCAAGCTCCAACGCAGGATGCTCCCGTCGCTGTTGGCGAACCTGATCCTCAGCTGGGCATGGTGACCACGATCACGCCGGGAATGACCGCGCGCGCTGCGCGATTGGTCACTGAAGGCAAAACCTATGCGCTGGGGGTGATCACCGGCCCTGACACAGTTCCTTATCCGGGGCGGAGCTATTCAATCAGTGTTGTAGGCATCAATGAGCCGATGGGTTCGAACAAAGCCACCGCGCATGATGACCGGCTCGAAACGCATGTCGGGATCGGCAGCCAGATCGACGGGTTCGGGCATATCGGGCGTGACGGAGTGCACTATGGAGGGGTCCGGCGTGAGGATATCTTTTCTGAAGATGGATTGAAGGCTCTAGGAATAGAGCACATTCCGCCCATCGCCACGCGCGGGATCATGCTCGATATGGCAAAGCATTTCGGCGTGGACCGGCTTGCTCCCATGCAGGGTTTCGGGCGCGAGGAGATTTCCGCCGCTGCCGAAGCGCAGGGTGTAACCATCGAAGCGGGCGATATTGTGCTGTTCCATACCGGATGGCTCTCGATGGCGGACGAAGACCCAAAAGCCTATATCGAGCAGCAGCCGGGCATAAATATGGACGGAGCGGAGTATCTTGCCGAACTGGGCGTTGTGGCCATCGGTGCGGATAGCTCAGGGCTTGAAACGCAGGACTTCGGCGAGGGCCGTGTCTTTCCTGTCCACCAATTCCTGTTGGTGGATGCCGGTGTCTACATTCTGGAGACCATGAATACGAACGATCTTGCAGCAGACGGTGTGCACGAGTTCTTCTTTGTACTGGGTCAGCCGCGATTTGCGGGATCAGTGCAAGCGGTGATCAATCCGGTGGCGATTAGGTAGATAGCGAGGCAGCCGCGCCCGCTAGAAAAACTGCCGTTAGGCAAGGCCAGCAAGGACAGCCAGGCCAAGGAAGGCGAAAAAGCCCATGCTGTCAGTGATCATCGTCACGAAAACTGATGATGCCACAGCCGGGTCCTGATCCAGACGTTCAAACATCACCGGCACCAGAACGCCGGCCATGCCGGAAACGATGATATTGATCACCATCGCAACCGCGATCACCGTACCTAGCTGAGGCGTGAATAGTATTGCGGTTGCGATTCCGATCAGCACAGCGATGGTTACACCGTTCAGCAACGCAACGCGCAATTCGCGGCTCACGATTTTCCAAGTGTTGGCCCGCGTCAGCTGATTGGTCGCGATTGCGCGCACAGCGACAGCCATGGTCTGTGTACCGGCATTGCCGCCGATACTGGCAACGATCGGCATCAACACCGCGAGTGCGACCAGTTTCTCGATCGCGGCACCAAAGAAGGCGATGATGGCAGAGGCAACCACGGCTGTGCCAAGGTTCGCGATCAGCCAGCGCACGCGGCTGGAAAAAGCTTCGCGGATCGGCTCGTTAATATCGCCATCGCCCGCGCCCGACAGCAGCAGCACATCTTCACCGGCTTCTTCGGAGATAATGTGGACGATGTCGTCCACTGTCATCTGCCCGACCAGGCGCCCGCTCTCGTCGACCACAGCGGCTGATATCAGATTGTATTTCTGGAACATCAGCGCGACTTCTTCCTGATCGGTATCGACCGGGATCAGAGTCTGATCGCGTTTCATTACATCGGTCAGCTTGATGTGACGCGGCGTGGTCAGCACCCAGCTTAGCGCGCAAGTGCCAACCGGATGGTGCCGTTCATCCACGACGAATACTTCGTAGAATTCCTGAGCCAGATCGCCTTCGTGACGCATATAGTCGATCAGACCGCCGACATTCATATGTTCCGGTACCGCCACAAAGTGCCGGCTCATCAAGCGGCCAGCGGTTTCTTCCGGATAAGCGAGCGCGCTTTCAATCGCCGCGCGGTCTTCGGAATCGACCTCGGCAAGGATTGCTTGCTGATCGTCTTCGTCCAGATCCTCGATCAGCTGAACCGCATCATCGGTTTCGAGCTGCTCGACAATGGTCGCAACCGCTTCAGGCGCGAGCGCTTCCATCATGTCTTCGCGCACGTGGTCGTTCAGCTCGGCGACCACTTCAGAACTCATCAAGTCTGTTATCGCAGCGGCGAGCTGTCCGCGCTCATCCTTGTCAAACAGCTCCAGCAAGTCGGCGACGTCAGCTGGGTGAAGCGGCTCCACCAGATCATACACGGCATTGTTGTCACCCGACTCAAATGCGTCACGTACGCTGCGGATATATTTGGGTTTTAGCCGGTTTTCTTCATCGTGCCGCTCGTCATCGATGCGGTCGTCAGGATGCGGGCCGTCTTCTTCCGGCATTTCAGCCGTCAGCAGGTCTTCCTCTTCAAGGCGCGCATCATCGGACATGGCGCTTGGTCTAGGCAGGCAGGGGGAAAAGGCAAGGTGCAGGGTGACTCACGCTCACAACTCTTTATACCGCTGCGCCAACAAAGGAGATTCTACCCATGGCTGAGAAGCTGACATTTACCCTCGAATCCGGCGATGTTGTGATTAAATTGCGCCCCGATCTGGCACCGGGCCATGTTGAACGCATTACCGATCTGGCACAGGAAGGCTTTTACGATGGCGTGGTGTTCCACCGCGTGATTCCCGGCTTCATGGCGCAGGGCGGCGATCCGACCGGGACCGGCATGGGCGGCAGCGACCGTCCTGACCTGAAGGCGGAATTCAATGCAGAGCCGCACGTGCGCGGCACATGCTCTATGGCCCGCACGCAAGTTCCGGACAGCGCGAACAGCCAGTTCTTCATCTGTTTCGATGATGCGCATTTCCTTGATGGCCAATACACCGTTTGGGGCCAGGTCGAGAGCGGCATGGAATTGATCGATGGTTTGGCAGTGGGTGAACCACCAGCCAATCCGAGCAAAATCGTGAAAGCCACGGTTTCCTGATCCAACTATCATGACGCACCGCAGAGCAGCACTGGTCCTGCTGGCATCGCTGCTCAGCGGTTGCGTCACATATCCTGACATCACCCGGTCGCGCAGCCCCTGCCGGATGGAGCCGGGCGGGTGGTGCGACTTTGGCCGCGAGAAGGACGTGCGCCGCGCCGCCTCTATAGCAGAATGATTGAACCCGCGCGGTCTTCCCGCTAAAGCGCGCGCCATCATGAGACCGACAGAGACCCCCAAGACGTACCGCGTCAAAAGCTTCGGCTGCCAGATGAATGTCTATGATGGCGAACGCATGGCGGAACTGCTTACTGAAAAAGGCATTACTGAGGCACCCGAAGGCAAGGACGCCGATCTGGTGGTTCTTAACACTTGCCATATTCGCGAGAAAGCAGCGGAGAAGATCTATTCGGACATTGGCCGCCTGACCAAAGGCAAGACGCAGAAAAAAGCGCCGATGATTGCGGTCGCTGGCTGCGTGGCGCAGGCCGAAGGCGAAGAGATCATGAAGCGCGCGCCGGCAGTTTCCATGGTGGTTGGGCCGCAAGCCTATCATCGACTGCCTGAAATGCTGGACCGGGCAGTGAAGGGCGAACGCGCGACCGATACCGACATGCCTGCGATTGCGAAGTTTGACAGCTTGCCTCAGCGCAAGCGTCGCTCCCCCACCGCATTCCTCACGGTCCAGGAAGGCTGCGACAAGTTCTGTACCTATTGCGTGGTACCCTACACACGCGGTGCGGAAATCTCGCGTCCATTCAATGATCTGATCACTGAAGCGCAGAAACTGGTTGAAGCCGGCGCGCGCGAAATCACGTTGCTGGGGCAGAATGTGAATGCCTGGTCCGCAGAGGACACAAAGGGACACACAGTAGGTCTGGCGGGCCTTATCCATGCGCTAGCCAGGATCGATGGGCTCGAACGCATTCGTTATACAACAAGCCACCCCAATGACATGGATGATGCGCTGATCGCGGCGCATGGCGAAGTCGACAAGCTGATGCCCTATCTTCATCTGCCGGTGCAGTCGGGCAATGATCGCGTGCTGAAAGCGATGAACCGCAGCCACACCGCGGAAAGCTATTTGCGGCTGCTTGAGCGGTTCCGTGAAGTGCGCCCTGATATCGCGCTGTCAGGCGATTTCATCGTCGGATTCCCAGGGGAGACCGAGGCCGAGTTTGAAGACACGCTGAAGATCGTGGACGAGGTCCGCTATTCTCAGGCGTTCAGTTTTAAATACTCGCCGCGTCCCGGCACGCCCGCAGCTACGATGGAGAATCAGCTCGCCAAAGAGGTGATGGATGACCGGCTTAAGCGCTTGCAGGCGCGGCTTAATCGCGACCAGCATGCATTCAACCAAGCGCTGGTCGGCAAAACTTGCGACGTGCTGGTGGAGCGCAAGGGCAAGCTGGACGGCCAATGGCTGGGCAAGTCGCCCTGGCTTACCTCGGTCTGGTTCGAGGATGACGCCCAGATAGGGGATATGGTAACGGTTGAGATCGTTGAAGGCGGCCCCAATTCGTTGATGGGCAAGCTCAAGCAGCCGGTATTCGCCTGAGGGAATTGCGTGACAGCTGAGTGACTTTCCACCGCTTCGTGAAGGGCGCGCGCTTGCCAGCGGCGAAAACCCGCTTACATTTTCGACTCAGAAACACAGCTGGCGTTAACGCCAAAGGAGCGCATGGCACGTAAACCCGCCAATCAATCGCCCCGCGAAACCGGATCGAAGGTTTCGCCCTTTCCAGCAGCAGCCAGGCCGCGCCGCGCGCGGATCGAAATGAGCTTTGAGGATCAGTCGTTGCTGGTCCCATTGTTCGGCGAGTTCGATGCCAATCTGGTGCAGGTCGAAAACCGACTGGGCGTGTTTATCTCTGCCCGCGGGGACCAGCTACAGATCGAGGGGCCGCAAGACAGCGTGGCGCGCGCCCGCGATACGTTGCAAGCAATGTATGACCGGCTCGCCCAAGCGCAGGATCTGGATGCTGGCGCGATTGAATCGCTGATCGCAATGTCGAATGAGCCGACGTTGGAGGGGATCATCTCGGGCGATGAGGACAATGGCCCGCCGGTGATGATCCGGACCCGGCGCAAGACGATCGTGCCGCGCAGTGCCGGGCAGATCCCTTACATGCGGCAACTGGCGAAGGATGATATCATCTTTGCATTGGGCCCAGCGGGGACCGGAAAAACCTATCTCGCGGTGGCACAGGCCGTCAGTCAGTTGATAACGGGCAGCGTACAACGCCTGATCCTGTCGCGCCCGGCGGTGGAAGCTGGCGAAAAGCTGG is a window of Altererythrobacter rubellus DNA encoding:
- a CDS encoding cyclase family protein, whose product is MNTKNFQGGVLAGVLLAVAACSQAPTQDAPVAVGEPDPQLGMVTTITPGMTARAARLVTEGKTYALGVITGPDTVPYPGRSYSISVVGINEPMGSNKATAHDDRLETHVGIGSQIDGFGHIGRDGVHYGGVRREDIFSEDGLKALGIEHIPPIATRGIMLDMAKHFGVDRLAPMQGFGREEISAAAEAQGVTIEAGDIVLFHTGWLSMADEDPKAYIEQQPGINMDGAEYLAELGVVAIGADSSGLETQDFGEGRVFPVHQFLLVDAGVYILETMNTNDLAADGVHEFFFVLGQPRFAGSVQAVINPVAIR
- the mgtE gene encoding magnesium transporter; the protein is MSDDARLEEEDLLTAEMPEEDGPHPDDRIDDERHDEENRLKPKYIRSVRDAFESGDNNAVYDLVEPLHPADVADLLELFDKDERGQLAAAITDLMSSEVVAELNDHVREDMMEALAPEAVATIVEQLETDDAVQLIEDLDEDDQQAILAEVDSEDRAAIESALAYPEETAGRLMSRHFVAVPEHMNVGGLIDYMRHEGDLAQEFYEVFVVDERHHPVGTCALSWVLTTPRHIKLTDVMKRDQTLIPVDTDQEEVALMFQKYNLISAAVVDESGRLVGQMTVDDIVHIISEEAGEDVLLLSGAGDGDINEPIREAFSSRVRWLIANLGTAVVASAIIAFFGAAIEKLVALAVLMPIVASIGGNAGTQTMAVAVRAIATNQLTRANTWKIVSRELRVALLNGVTIAVLIGIATAILFTPQLGTVIAVAMVINIIVSGMAGVLVPVMFERLDQDPAVASSVFVTMITDSMGFFAFLGLAVLAGLA
- a CDS encoding peptidylprolyl isomerase — encoded protein: MAEKLTFTLESGDVVIKLRPDLAPGHVERITDLAQEGFYDGVVFHRVIPGFMAQGGDPTGTGMGGSDRPDLKAEFNAEPHVRGTCSMARTQVPDSANSQFFICFDDAHFLDGQYTVWGQVESGMELIDGLAVGEPPANPSKIVKATVS
- the miaB gene encoding tRNA (N6-isopentenyl adenosine(37)-C2)-methylthiotransferase MiaB; translated protein: MRPTETPKTYRVKSFGCQMNVYDGERMAELLTEKGITEAPEGKDADLVVLNTCHIREKAAEKIYSDIGRLTKGKTQKKAPMIAVAGCVAQAEGEEIMKRAPAVSMVVGPQAYHRLPEMLDRAVKGERATDTDMPAIAKFDSLPQRKRRSPTAFLTVQEGCDKFCTYCVVPYTRGAEISRPFNDLITEAQKLVEAGAREITLLGQNVNAWSAEDTKGHTVGLAGLIHALARIDGLERIRYTTSHPNDMDDALIAAHGEVDKLMPYLHLPVQSGNDRVLKAMNRSHTAESYLRLLERFREVRPDIALSGDFIVGFPGETEAEFEDTLKIVDEVRYSQAFSFKYSPRPGTPAATMENQLAKEVMDDRLKRLQARLNRDQHAFNQALVGKTCDVLVERKGKLDGQWLGKSPWLTSVWFEDDAQIGDMVTVEIVEGGPNSLMGKLKQPVFA
- a CDS encoding PhoH family protein produces the protein MARKPANQSPRETGSKVSPFPAAARPRRARIEMSFEDQSLLVPLFGEFDANLVQVENRLGVFISARGDQLQIEGPQDSVARARDTLQAMYDRLAQAQDLDAGAIESLIAMSNEPTLEGIISGDEDNGPPVMIRTRRKTIVPRSAGQIPYMRQLAKDDIIFALGPAGTGKTYLAVAQAVSQLITGSVQRLILSRPAVEAGEKLGFLPGDMKDKVDPYLRPLYDALFDCMPPEQVERRIESGEIEIAPIAFMRGRTLADAFVILDEAQNTTREQMKMFLTRFGQNSRMVICGDPKQIDIPGGDRMSGLADAVTKLENVEGIAVSRFTSADVVRHPIVGRIVEAYEGPSE